One region of Mucilaginibacter gotjawali genomic DNA includes:
- a CDS encoding DUF983 domain-containing protein, giving the protein MKIVEMEKAPIKRLPMWPAVITGKCPRCRVGNIYEKPMYSLVGQKINKACPHCGFVYEREPGYFYAAMYISYAFIVAELVTLAVGTSILTGSHNPWLYIAILLSVTGVLAPFNLRYSKVLLLHWLTPGIRYMPEYSVEKDTAA; this is encoded by the coding sequence ATGAAGATTGTTGAAATGGAAAAGGCGCCAATAAAGCGTTTGCCAATGTGGCCCGCTGTAATTACCGGCAAATGCCCACGGTGCCGTGTGGGAAATATTTACGAAAAGCCAATGTATAGCCTGGTCGGGCAAAAAATCAACAAGGCCTGCCCGCATTGCGGCTTTGTTTACGAACGGGAGCCTGGCTATTTTTACGCTGCGATGTATATTAGTTATGCTTTCATTGTGGCTGAGCTGGTAACGCTGGCGGTGGGCACCTCGATATTAACCGGCAGCCATAACCCATGGCTTTATATCGCCATATTACTCAGTGTGACAGGTGTGCTTGCGCCATTTAATTTAAGATACTCGAAGGTATTGTTATTACACTGGCTTACGCCCGGAATCAGGTACATGCCGGAGTACAGCGTGGAAAAGGACACGGCGGCTTAG